The Mesorhizobium sp. INR15 region TGTACATCAGGATGTTGGGGCCCCACTGATAGGGCACGCCATAGTGGACGCCGCCGACGGTGAACCACGGCGCATCCTTCAGCCGATCATCAACCGTCTTCCAGCTCGGGATGAGATCCGTGTTGATGGGCTGGACGCGCTTGCCGGCCACGAGGCGTAGCGACGCATCACCCGAAGCGGTGACGAGGTCGAAGCCGCCTTCGTTCATCAGCGAGACCATCTCGTCCGATGTGTTGGCGGTCTTGACGTTGACCTTGCAGCCGCTCTCCTTCTCGAAGGACGTGACCCAGTCATAGCCTTTGTCGGTTTCGCCGCGCTCGATATAGCCCGGCCAGGCAACGATGTTGACCTGGCCTTCGCCCTTGCCGAGTTCCTTGACCTGAGCGACGGCCTGACCCGAGAAGGTCAGCGCGACCGTCAAGGCGGTGCATGACTTGAGGAATGAATTCATCGTCAATCTCCCATTTTTGGCGCCTGACTTCGAAGCCGGTCTCGGTCTTCGCCAGAGGTCACGCGCGGACTGAAAAAATATCAGTTCGTCCAATGGACACATGTCGCTCTGACGGCGGCTTGGCGTCCCTGACAGGGAAGGTGCTTTGAAAATTCCGGTTTCGCAAATTCATTTATCAGAAGGGCGATATCGGTTTTACCGATAGATAGACCATTGCGCTCTCAAGGACGCTGACGGACCGTTCGCTGCGACTGGGCAAGGCCGATGAAGTCGCGCGCCGCCTGCGGCAAGCCGGATCCGCGCCTCCAGACCATGCCGACCTGCACCACCGGCAAGGAGCCCGAAACATCGCGCGATTCGATGCGGTCGCCTTCCAGCGACCACGGCCGGTAGACAAGATCCGGCAGCAGCGCCACGCCGGCGCCGGTGGCCACCAGGCTGCGCACCGCTTCGACCGAGCGGGTGCGGAAGGCTACATGCGGCTTGGCGCCGATCGCCGTCAGCAGCTTGCCGGTATTCTCCTCGATCTCGTCGACGGTCAGCATGATCAGCGGCTCGCCGGCGATATCGCCAATGCCGATAATATCGGCGCCGGCCAGCGAATGGCCAAGCGGCAGCCAGAGGCGGTAGGCCGAGACTTCAAGGATTTCCGACTGCAGCGCGGTGCGGTCGCGCAGGTTCGAGGTGACCATGACGGCGATGTCGAGCTTGCCGCCAATCAACAAGTGTTCGAGATAGTCGCCATTGTCCTCGATGGCCGAGACCTCGACGCCTGGATAGGCGCGGCGGTAGCGGGCAAGAAGGTCCGACAGGACATAACCGGCGACCAGTGAGGTGACGCCGAGTTGCAGCCGGCCTCCGGTCACCACCTGCTCGCCGGAGAAGGCGCGGCGCGCGTCGGAAACGTCGGCGAGGATCTTGGTGGCGTGGCGGAGGAACTGATGACCCTTGTGAGTGATGTTCAGGCCGCGAGGATGGCGTTCGAACAGCTCGACGCCGAGGTCGCTCTCGAGCTCCTTGATCGCTTCGGTGACGGAGGACTGCGAGATGGAGAGGTTCTGCGCCGCACGCGACACCGTGCCTTGCTCGGCGACCGCGATGAAGAACTGCAGCTGGCGAATGGTGAAGGCCATGGCCGGACTAAACACCGGCATGGAAGCGAAGGAAAGCGGACGGCGGACTTATCCCATGGACTGGAGACAAGGCGCTGGATCAACCGAACACCAGACTGATGCGCCGCCGCCATTCCGGACCGTAGCGAAGGGCGGCCATGAATGCGGTCTCAAGGGCAACAACAATGACGATGATGCGGAAGCCTATCGTCAGCGAATCCTGGCCGCTGCCGTGCAGCAGATAGCCAGTGCTCAGGAAGCTTGCATTCCACACCATGGCGCCGACCATCGTCGCGCCGGCGAAAGGCAGCGCGGGCAGATACAGGGCGCCGGCGGCTATCGGCAGATAATTGCGTACCGTGGGGATGAACTGCGCCAGCAACGAGACCCTGACATGACGGCGGCGGTAGGCGTGGCCAAGCCTTTGGTAGGTTGCGTGGCGCAGCCAGACATATTTGCCGAAACGTTCGACCAGCCTGTCGGCTCGGTCAAATCCAATCCGGCGGCCTACCGTGTACCAGAACAGACAGCCGGCGGTGGAGGCAAGCGTCGTCACCAGCAGCAGGACCGCCAGTGTCCTGCCATCCGGCGCCGCGGTCATTCCGAGGAACAGCAGCATCACGTGCGACGGCGGCACCGGCAGGATCTTTTCGGTGAAGGCGAGGCAAAAGACGCCAAACAGACCGAGACCGAGAATGGTCGCCAGCGGGCCTGTCACGCGAAACGCCAGTCGTAGATCTTGACGGTCTTGATCCTGGCGATGCGATAGACGGTGGCTGGCGGAAAATTGCGAAAGGTGCGGCCAACCCGCGTTGCTTCCAGGTCCAGCCGGTCAAGCAGGGCCTGGTCGAACGGGCAGCGGCCGCCAAGCGTGAACTGATAAAGCGCTCCGCCGGGGCGAAGGTTGGCAAAGACGCCTTCCAGTATGGAGAGCGTCTGGCGCGGCGAGATCAACCGGAAAGGCAGGCCGCTGACAGCGGCGCCGAGCATTGGCCCCTCGTAAAGCGGCAGATGCCGCAGCCCGACGGCATCCATCTCGAAGATACGGGCCGCCGGGAAACGGCGCTTGAGCAAGGCGACAAAATCCGGATCGGATTCGATCAGCGTCAAATCCTGCTCCCTCACTCCGCGCTCCACCAGGGCGCGGGTAAATGGCCCGGTGCCAGGGCCAAGCTCCAGCACCGGCCCGGTGTCGGGACCAATGTCACGCGTCATCATCGCCGCCAGGGTGGAACCGGATGGCGTAACGGAGCCGATCTTGAACGGCGCGACGGTCCAGGCCATGAGAAAAGACAAGGCATCACTTGCAGGCATAACGACCCTCAATTCCTTCGCGGCGATCCGACGGATCGGTGGCCGCTCAACTTCCTTTCAGCGTCGGGCCCGAGATCGGTTCAGTATTCGGACCCGACGCCTTGGTGTCGGCATACGGGGCGAATCGCTCGCCGACACTCGACGGGTGGTGTTTGCTGCAACTGGATTGCATAGACATTGCGCTAAGCCGTAGAGACAAAGAAAAGACCTGCCGCGCCGGCCGGGATGTTTGCCATGCTTGCGCAATGTTGGCGCTGTAGCGCCTGAAACAACTACGTCGCCGAGGAATGATGGATGCGGATCTTGCTGGTCGAAGACGAGCCTGAAATGGTTTCCGCCCTGCGTGCCGCGTTGAAGCGGCATGACATGGTTGTCGACCATGCCGGCACCCTGCTTGAGGCAGAGGACTTCGTTGGTGCCGACAGCTATGACGCCATCCTGCTCGACCGCCAGTTGCCGGATGGCGACGGACTGACGCTGGTGCCCAAACTGCGCGCCAAGAAGAACGTTACGCCGGTGCTGGTGCTGACGGCGAGAGGCGACACCTCGGACAAGGTGGACGGGCTGGACATGGGCGCGGATGACTACCTGGCGAAGCCCTTCGCCTTCGAGGAACTGCTGGCCCGCTTGCGCGCTCTGCTCAGGCGTCCGGCGCCGATGCAGCCGCAATTCATCCGCTCCGGCCATCTGGTCCTCGATGTCGGGCATCGCGAGGCATCGATCCGCGGCGAGCCAATCAGCCTGCCGCGCCGCGAACTCCTGGTGCTGGAGGCGCTGATGCGACGGATGGGCCGCATGGTGCAGCGTTCGACGCTGATGGAAGCGGTGTTCGGCCTCGATGACGAAATCCAGTCGAACGCGCTCGACACCCATGTCTCGCGCCTGCGCCGCAAGCTGACCGACGCCGACAGCGGCGTGACGATCAATGGTATCCGTGGCGTCGGCTATCTCCTGCGCGAGACCGCATGACCCTAAGACGCCCGCGATCGTTGAAATGGAGCCTGGTGCTGCGCATCGCCCTGCTGCAATGCGCAATGCTGACGCTGATTATTGTCGGTATTATCGCTGCCTTGCTGGCCACGGGTCTTATCCCGCATGACTATGAAGACGGTACGATGGACGTGCTGGCCGACGCCGTGGCGCGCGACGCGAAAGGCGTGCTTGTCCTCAACGAAACGCCTGACCTCGAGATGCTACGCGCTGGCGTTCCCGATCTCTGGTACATCATCCGCGACAAGCAGGGACACCGGCTTCAGGAAGGTACGGTGCCAGCGGCGTTCCAACCTTTTGTCGGGCTGCTGGACACTATCGCCGACGCCCGCATCGATCACGATATCGGCCAGGCCGCGCCGCCGGATGGAAAGATCCGCTGGACCGACACGGCCGCGGGCAATGTCCAGATAATGAGCGGCACCAAGGGTGGGCTTTCGCTGCTGCGGATTGTGTCGCAGGCGCCGCTGTTTTTCCTGCAAGGCATACTGCCGCTCGCCGGGCTGATGGGACTGGCCACGCTGTTCGCCACCCCTTGGGTCGTGCGCGGCGCGCTCTCCGGTCTCGGGCATGCGGCGGAGGAGGCCAAACGCATCGATATCGACAAGCGCGGCGTGCAACTGCCGTTGAAAGACGTGCCGCTGGAAGTCACCCCGTTGGTCAAGGCGGTGAATGCCGCCCTTGCGCGCCTCGACAGGGGCTATGAGCGCCACAAGCGCTTCCTGACCGACGCCGCGCACGAGTTGCGAACACCTGTCGCCATCCTCAACACGCGCCTCGCCTCGCTGCCGGCGACACCGGAGCGGGCACGGCTGCTGCAGGATGCCGCCCGGCTGTCGACGCTGACCGATCAGCTTCTCGACCTGCAGCGCCTCGACCGGCAGGCCGTGCTGTTCGAACCGATCGACCTGGTAGCGATCGCTCACAGCGTTATTGTCGATCTCGCGCCGATGGCGTTTTCAGCCGGCTACGAGATGTCCTTCGAACCGGAAAGAGAGACGCTGATCGCTAACGGCGACCGGACAGCGATCGAGCGCGCCGTGACCAACCTCGTCCAGAACGCCATCGAGCACGGCGGCCAGACCGGCAAGATCACGGTCAAGGTGATCGCGCCTGCCATCATCGAGGTTCATGACGAAGGCGGGGGTGTTCCGCCAGCCGAGCGGGAGCGTATCTTCGAGCCTTTCTACCGCCTGCGCCCGCAGGATCACGGAGCCGGGCTCGGCCTCAATCTGGTGCAGGAGATCATGCAACTGCACGGCGGCCGCATCGAGATTCTCGAAGGCGAGCCAACGGGCACCTGCTTCCGCATGACTTTCCCACCGGCCGCCATGCCGGCTTAGAGACCCAAGCAAGCCGCCGCATCGGCAGGTTGGGTTGTGTTTGACATCGCGCATTATCGTAACTAGATAAGTTACATGAAACGCAACAGCCGACTTTCCTCAACACTGCACATTCTGGTCCACATGGCCGAGAAGCAGGAACAGGCGCTGACCTCCGAGCAGCTTGCCACTTTCATCCACACCAATCCGGTCGTGGTCCGCCGCACCATCGCCGGGCTGCGCGATGCCGGCATCGTCACCTCGTCGCGCGGGCACGGCGGCGGCTGGCTGCTCGGCCGTGCACCGGAAAACATATCCCTGGCCGAGATCAGCGCGGCGCTTGGCGAGAGCCTGCTGCCGTTCAGCACCAAGCCGGAGAGCCCCGGCTGCCTGGTCGAACAAGCGGTGATCGCGGTGCTCGACGATTTTCGCATCGAAGCCGAGAGGCTGATGGCGGAAAAGCTCAGCCACATCACGCTGGCCGACCTGACCGCTGATTTCCGCCGCCGCTATGACCTGATTGGAGTATCCAGCCATGCAGTATGATCTTGCTGTCGTGGGCGGCAGCTTTGCCGGCTTGTCCGCCGCCGTCCAGGCGGCGCGTGCACGGCGCAATGTGCTGGTGATCGACGCCGGCCAGCCGCGCAACCGGTTCGCCGAACATTCGCACGGCTTCCTTGGCCAGGATGGGCGCTCTCCCGGCGCAATTCTCGAGGAAGCCCGCAAACAGTTGCTGGCCTATCCAACAGCCAGGGTTGTCAACGCGCGCGCGGACAAGGCGACCGCCGCCGGCGAGGGTTTCGAAGTCACCACCGACAGTGGCGAGACATTCGGCGCCGCGCGGCTGGTGCTCGCAACCGGTGTACGCGACATCCTGCCGGAAGTGCCCGGGCTGGCCGAGCTGTGGGGGAGGAGTGTTCTGCACTGCCCCTATTGCCACGGCTACGAGGTTTCCGGCGGACCGCTCGGCGTGCTCGCAACCGGCCCGTTGTCCTTGCATCAGGCGCAACTGATCGCCGATTGGGGCGACGTCACGCTTTTCGGCAACGGCCAACTTGAGCCTGACCCGGAACAGATGCTGGCCCTGCAAAAGCACAATATCCGCTTTGAGCCCACCGGTGTGGCCGAACTGGCAAAGGACGCGACCGACGGATTGATTGTCCGCCTCGACGACGGCCGGAACATCGGCGTCAGGGCGATGTTCACCGCGCCGCGCAACACCATGGCCAGTCCGCTGGCCGAACAGCTCGGCTGCGGCTTCACCGAAGGCTTCCTCGGCCCTGTGATCACCGTCGACGACAGACAGCAGACAACCGTGCCTGGGGTTTATGCCGCCGGCGATGCCGCGCGCGCCATGCACAACATCGCTTTTGCCGTATCAGGTGGCACTTTCGCGGGCGTGTGCGCCCACCAATCGCTGGTGTTCGGCTAAAGCAATTCCAGGAAAAGCGCGTAGCGGTTTTCCGTCCGGAATTGCGTGAAAACAAAGAGTTAGAGCGGTTCAGCGATTCTACCAATCACTGAACCTCTCTAAGTCAGCACACCCGATCAGAACCCGGTTTCACCGCCGGCGATGCTGAGCCGCGTGCCGGCCTGCGCCAGCGCGGCGGCGATGTCGCGCGTCGGTGGCCTATCGGTGGCGAGCTCGGAAAAACCATCGAAACCGCAGACCTGGACCAGGCCCTGGCGGCCGAATTTGCTGTGGTCGGTGATGACGAGGGAACGCTGGCCGCGCGACAGCACCATGCGGGCAAATTCCGCCTCTTCCAGATCGTAGTCCATCACGCCCATGACGGCGTCGACCGCGCCGGTGGAGATCACCGCGTGGCTGACCGAAAAGCGGCTGACGAAGTCGATCGCCGAGGCGCCGAAGGCAGCCCCTGAATCGCTGCGTAGCTCGCCGCCGGCCATGTAGACCTTGTTGCCGTTGACGGTGGCCAGCGTGCGCGCGATGTCGGACGAATTGGTAACCACCGTCAGCCGACGATGGCCGAGCAATTCGCGGGCAAGAAACGAGGTCGTCGTGCCGGTGTCGAGCATGATCGATTCGCCATCGCGGATCGTGGCGGCGACCATGCGGGCAATGACGCGCTTGGCATCGGCATTGTCGCGCATGCGCCGCTCGAACGGCGCTTCCCCGACCATCGACGGCAGGCCGATGGCGCCATGCATTTTCAGGATCGACCCATCGCTGGTGAGCGGCTTGACGTCGCGGCGGACCGTCTCCAGCGAGACGCCCAGCCGGTCGGCAAGGCTCGCGATGGTGACGGTGCCCTCCTCCTGCAGGAGGCGCAGGATTTCGCCATGCCGTTTCGAGTGGTTCATCTGTCGTCATCCGCCTGGATCGTTACGATTGTGACTGTTTTTATGGTAAAGCCACCGCTTATGACAAGAACGGTGACATATTTTCGGGCAAAAAAACAGATAAAGCCACAGGTTTCCGTTGACAAGCCTGGCCATCTGGCGTGACATTGGCATTGTGACAGGCTCGGACTGCCACGGGAGAATGATGGCTGAGCCGCACCCAAACATATGTGCCGAAACGTCGGCGACGCGCCCGGCGCCAAGGCAACAGAGTCTTTCGAATCCGCGGGGGCGGATGCCGGTCTCGAAGAGCCCGGCACATGGGGCTCGTCGGTGCGGCACGGGATACCGATCCCGCACTCCGCACCGACGAGATCTTCGCCATCGCGGGCCTGCGCTGCCACGGCAATCCGGTGCCACCGGGCCGGCGCCTTGGCACCCCATCACAAAACCAGGGATGAGTTCGTGACCGCAGAAGACCGCATCCGTGCCCTGCCCTGTTGGGCGGGCAGTATCGATATCGAGCCGCTTACGGGTGGATTGAGCAACGCCAACTATCTGGTCAAGGACGCCGCCGGACGACATGTGGTGCGCTTCGGCAAGGACTATCCATTCCACCATGTCTTCCGCGACCGCGAGCTGATGACCGCGCGGGCGGCGCATGCCGCGGGTTTCGCGCCGGCCGTCCGTTATGCCGAGCCAGGGATTATGGTAACGGAATTTCTCGGCGCCAAAACCTATACCGCCGAAAACGTACGCGCCAACATCGGCCGTGTCGCCGCGCTGATGCGCGGCTTTCACCGCGAAATGCCCAACCACGTCTCCGGTCCCGGATTCATGTTCTGGGTCTTCCATGTCATCCGCGACTATGCCCGCACGCTTGACGGCAGCCGCATGGCCAGTGAGTTGCCGCGCTATCTCGCGCTTGCCGATGAGTTGGAGCGTGCACAGGCGCTGCTGCCGATCGTCTTCGGCCACAATGATCTGTTGCCGGCCAACCTGCTCGACGACGGCGACAAGCTGTGGCTGATCGATTTCGAATATGCCGGCTTCAACACCGCGATGTTCGATCTTGCCGGTGTCGCCTCCAATGCGGGTATGTCCGAGGACGAATCGAACAAGCTGCTGACCGCCTATCTCAGCCGCGCCCCCGACGAGAAGATCCTTCGCTCGCATGCCGCCATGCAATGCGCCTCGCTGTTGCGCGAGGCGATGTGGAGCATGGTTTCGGAACTGCATCTCGATGCGCCGGGCGCCGACTATGTCGCCTACACGGCTGAGAACCTGTCGCGGCTGGACGTCGCGCTGGACAGCTACAGAACGAAATACGGGAAAAAATCATGACATTGCCAACGCAGGCCGGGATCGTCGTCATTGGCGGCGGCATCATCGGCTGTTCGACAGCCTACCATCTGGCGCGCGACCACAAGGCCGACGTCATCCTGCTCGAACAGGGCAAACTGACATCGGGTTCGACCTGGCATGCCGCAGGCCTGGTCGGTCAGTTGCGTTCATCGGCCTCGATCACCCGCGTGCTCAAATATTCGGTCGATCTCTACAAGGGGCTCGAGGCTGAGACCGGTCTTGCCACAGGCTGGAAGATGACCGGCTGCCTGCGGCTCGCGACCAATGCCGACCGCTGGACCGAGTACAAAAGGCTGGCGACGACCGCCAAGAGCTTCGGCATGGACATGCAGTTGCTGTTGCCCGCCGAAGTGAAGACCATGTGGCCGCTGATGGAGACCAGCGATCTCGTCGGCGCCTCCTGGCTGCCGACCGACGGGCAGGCCAGCCCCTCCGACATCACGCAGTCGCTGGCCAAGGGCGCCCGCATGCACGGCGCCAAGCTGTTCGAGGATGTCCGCGTCACCGGCTTCGAGATGAAGGACGGGCGCATCACCGTGGTGAAGACCAGCAAGGGCGACATTGCCTGCGACAAGGTGGTGAACTGCGCCGGACAATGGGCACGGCAGGTCGGCGCCATGGCCGGCATCAACGTCCCGCTGCAGCCGGTAAAGCATCAATACATCATCACCGAGAAGATCGACGGCCTGTCGACCGATGCGCCGACCATCCGTGACCCCGACCGCCGCACTTATTTCAAGGAAGAGGTCGGCGGACTGGTGATGGGCGGCTATGAGCCGAACCCGCAGGCATGGGCAACCAATCTTCCTGGCGGCGACGTGCCGAACGACTGGGAGTTCCGGCTGTTCGACGACGACTACGATCATTTCGAACAGCATATGAGCCAGGCGATCGCGCGGGTTCCTGCGCTCGAAACCGTCGGTGTCAAGCAGATGATCAACGGACCGGAGAGCTTTACGCCGGACGGCAATTTCATCCTTGGCGTGGCACCGGAATGCGCCAACATGTTCGTCGGTGCAGGCTTCAATGCCTTCGGCATCGCGTCGGGCGGCGGCGCCGGCTGGGTGCTGGCGCAATGGGTGGTCGATGGCGAAGCACCGCTCGACCTCTGGGTGGTCGACATCAGGCGTTTTTCCAACCTGCACCGCGACAGGCAATGGGTATGCGACCGCACACTGGAAGCCTACGGCAAACACTACACGATCGGCTTCCCGCACGAGGAATATACGAGCGGCCGGCCGCGCATCGTTTCGCCTTTGTACGACCGGCTGAAGAAATACCAAGCCGTGTTCGGCTCCAAGCTCGGATGGGAGCGGCCCAACTGGTTCGCACCAGAAGGCGTCGAACCCAAGGACGTCTATTCGATGGGGCGGCAGAACTGGTTCGCGGCTGTCGGCGACGAGCACCGGCATGTGCGCGAAAAGGTCGGCATTTTCGACCAGTCGTCCTTCGCCAAATATGAGCTGAGCGGCGCGGACGCCTTGAAGGCGCTGGACTGGATTTGCGCCAACGATGTCAACAAACCCGTTGGCCGGCTGACCTACACCCAGCTTCTCAACACACGCGGCGGCATCGAAGCCGACTTGACGGTGGCGCGGCTGGGCGACGACAAATTCTACATCGTTACCGGCACGGGTTTCCGCACCCATGATCTGTCCTGGTTCAGCGACCACATCGGTGACGGCCTCGATGCCCCCCTCAAGGATGTCACCGAGGATTTCGGTACGCTGTCGTTGATGGGGCCGCGCGCACGCGATGTGCTGGCTGAGGTGACCGGCGCGGATGTATCCAACACCGGCTTCCCGTTCGGCCACGCACGCGAAATCGCCATCGCAAGCCACACGGTGCGGGCACTTCGCGTCACCTATGTCGGCGAGCTTGGCTGGGAACTGCATGTGCCGATCACGGCCACCGGCGAAATCTTCGACGTCTTGATGGCAGCGGGCGAAAAGCACGGCATCCGCCCCGTCGGCTACCGGGCGCTGGAATCGCTGCGGCTGGAGAAAGGCTATCGCGCCTGGGGTTCTGACATCACGCCCAATGACACACCGCAGGAGGCAGGCCTGGGCTGGGCGGTCAAGCTGCGCAAGAACACCGATTTCGTTGGCATGCGCGCGCTTGAGAAGGTCAGCGGCATGGCGCTGAAGAAACGCTTTGCCGGCTTCACTGTCGATGACTCCGAAATTGTACTGGTCGGGCGCGAGACAATCCTGCGCAATGGTGAACCGGTCGGCTATCTCACCAGCGGCGGCTATGGCTACACGCTGGGCAAGAACATCGGCTACGGCTACGTTCGCAATGCTGACGGGGTGAGCGACGATTTTCTCAACTCCGGCGATTACGAACTGGTTGTGGCGATGGAAAGGACGCCGGCAAGAATCCACCTTGAGCCGCTATACGACCCATCCATGAGCAAGATCAAAGCGTGACGGTGCAGCCATGAATTTCCACGCGGATCGTCACGTCCATATCCTGATCATCGGCGGCGGCGCCATCGGCACGTCGGTTGCCTACCACCTTGCCCGCGACGGCGCCAAGGATGTGCTGCTGGTCGAGAAATCGCTGCTCACCCATGGCTGCACATGGCATGCCGCCGGGCTGGTCGGGCAGCTTCGCGGCAAGAGAAACCTGACCCGGCTGATGCAGAATTCGGTTGCCGTTTTCGACCGGCTGGAAGCCGAGACCGGACAGGCGATTTCCTGGAAGAAGGTCGGCTCGCTGCGCCTTGCCGGCAGTTCCGCGCGCTGGAGCGAAATCCGCCGCTCGATGACGCAGGCCAAGAGTTTCGGCGTCGAATGCCATTCGCTTTCGGCCGATGAGGCGGCCAGGCATTTTCCCTATATCGTCAAGGACGGCATCGAAGGCGCCGCCTACATTCCCGGCGACGGTTATATCGATCCCTATTCGCTGACCATGGCCTATGCCAAGGGCGCCAGGCAGAACGGCGCCCGCATCGAAGAGGGCGTCACGGTCGAGGAGATTGTTCTGGAGGGCAGGCGCGCGGTTGGCGTCGTCACCAATGGCGGCTCGATTTCCTGCGATATCCTGGTGAACTGCGCCGGCCTGTGGGCCAAGCGCGTCGGGAAGATGGCCGGCGTGCCGCTGGCAGCAGGCGTTGTCGAGCACCAGTATTTCCTGACTGAAAAGACGCTGAAGCTCGACCCGAACCTGACCACGCTGCGTGACCCCGACCACAATTTCTATCTCAAGCCGGACACCGGCAGCTTTGCCATCGGCGGCTGGGAGGATGGCACGAAGGGTTGCTGGCGCGGCATGCCGCCGCTCGATTTCGGTCGCGAGCTATTCGCACCCAATATGGAACGGCTGGAGCTGTTCGCGCTGCCAGCGGCGGAGCGGCTGCCGGTGCTCAACGAGATCGGCATCCAGACTGTCATCAACGGGCCGATCCCGGTGTCCTTCGACGGCGAGCCGATCATGGGGCTGGCGCCGCAACTCGACAATTTCTTCGTCGCCTGCGGCTTCACCGCCGGCATCGCGGCATCGGGCGGTGCTGGCCTGGCGCTGTCCAACATGATCCTGCACGGCGACGCCGGCATGGATCTGTGGCCGTTCGACGTGCGCCGCTTTGGCGCGGTGCAGGCGCAGGGCCGCTATCTCGAGACACGCGCCATCGAGGCCTATGGCGCCTACTACAAGATCCACTGGCCGGCGGAAGAATCGCATGCAGGGCGCGGGCTGCGACTTTCGCCGCTGCACGACACTCTGCGCGACAATGGCGCGGTGTTCGGCTCAAAATTCGGCTGGGAGCGGCCCAACTGGTTCTCCGTCGATGACGGCAAGTCGGTCGAACTGGGCAGTTTCGAAGGCAAACCCGGCTGGTTCGATGCTGTTGGCGGCGAGGTGCGGGCAATCCGCGAACGGGCGGCCCTGATCGACCAGACCTCATTCTCCAAGTTTGAAATCACGGGCAAAGGCGCGCAGACAGCACTGCAGCGCATCGCCGCCAACGACCTTTCCGGTGCGCCGGGCAAGGCCGTCTACACCCAGCTCTGCAACGAGAGGGGTGGCATCGAGGCCGACGTGACCATCATCCATACCGGCGAGGATCGTTTCCTACTGGTCACCGGCTCCGGCTTCGGCGTGCATGACCAGCACTGGGTGTCGAGACATCTGCCTGACGGCATCACCTTGCGCGACGTGACCAATCAATATGCCACGATCAACCTGTGCGGACCGCGCGCCCGGGACATCCTGCAATCGGTCAGTGACGATGATGTTTCCAATGACGCCCTGCCCTTCCTGGCTGTGCGCAGTATCGAGCTTGGCAATGCCACCGCA contains the following coding sequences:
- a CDS encoding LysR substrate-binding domain-containing protein yields the protein MAFTIRQLQFFIAVAEQGTVSRAAQNLSISQSSVTEAIKELESDLGVELFERHPRGLNITHKGHQFLRHATKILADVSDARRAFSGEQVVTGGRLQLGVTSLVAGYVLSDLLARYRRAYPGVEVSAIEDNGDYLEHLLIGGKLDIAVMVTSNLRDRTALQSEILEVSAYRLWLPLGHSLAGADIIGIGDIAGEPLIMLTVDEIEENTGKLLTAIGAKPHVAFRTRSVEAVRSLVATGAGVALLPDLVYRPWSLEGDRIESRDVSGSLPVVQVGMVWRRGSGLPQAARDFIGLAQSQRTVRQRP
- a CDS encoding DedA family protein; this translates as MTGPLATILGLGLFGVFCLAFTEKILPVPPSHVMLLFLGMTAAPDGRTLAVLLLVTTLASTAGCLFWYTVGRRIGFDRADRLVERFGKYVWLRHATYQRLGHAYRRRHVRVSLLAQFIPTVRNYLPIAAGALYLPALPFAGATMVGAMVWNASFLSTGYLLHGSGQDSLTIGFRIIVIVVALETAFMAALRYGPEWRRRISLVFG
- a CDS encoding class I SAM-dependent methyltransferase, whose translation is MPASDALSFLMAWTVAPFKIGSVTPSGSTLAAMMTRDIGPDTGPVLELGPGTGPFTRALVERGVREQDLTLIESDPDFVALLKRRFPAARIFEMDAVGLRHLPLYEGPMLGAAVSGLPFRLISPRQTLSILEGVFANLRPGGALYQFTLGGRCPFDQALLDRLDLEATRVGRTFRNFPPATVYRIARIKTVKIYDWRFA
- a CDS encoding response regulator transcription factor is translated as MRILLVEDEPEMVSALRAALKRHDMVVDHAGTLLEAEDFVGADSYDAILLDRQLPDGDGLTLVPKLRAKKNVTPVLVLTARGDTSDKVDGLDMGADDYLAKPFAFEELLARLRALLRRPAPMQPQFIRSGHLVLDVGHREASIRGEPISLPRRELLVLEALMRRMGRMVQRSTLMEAVFGLDDEIQSNALDTHVSRLRRKLTDADSGVTINGIRGVGYLLRETA
- a CDS encoding sensor histidine kinase KdpD gives rise to the protein MTLRRPRSLKWSLVLRIALLQCAMLTLIIVGIIAALLATGLIPHDYEDGTMDVLADAVARDAKGVLVLNETPDLEMLRAGVPDLWYIIRDKQGHRLQEGTVPAAFQPFVGLLDTIADARIDHDIGQAAPPDGKIRWTDTAAGNVQIMSGTKGGLSLLRIVSQAPLFFLQGILPLAGLMGLATLFATPWVVRGALSGLGHAAEEAKRIDIDKRGVQLPLKDVPLEVTPLVKAVNAALARLDRGYERHKRFLTDAAHELRTPVAILNTRLASLPATPERARLLQDAARLSTLTDQLLDLQRLDRQAVLFEPIDLVAIAHSVIVDLAPMAFSAGYEMSFEPERETLIANGDRTAIERAVTNLVQNAIEHGGQTGKITVKVIAPAIIEVHDEGGGVPPAERERIFEPFYRLRPQDHGAGLGLNLVQEIMQLHGGRIEILEGEPTGTCFRMTFPPAAMPA
- a CDS encoding Rrf2 family transcriptional regulator, whose protein sequence is MKRNSRLSSTLHILVHMAEKQEQALTSEQLATFIHTNPVVVRRTIAGLRDAGIVTSSRGHGGGWLLGRAPENISLAEISAALGESLLPFSTKPESPGCLVEQAVIAVLDDFRIEAERLMAEKLSHITLADLTADFRRRYDLIGVSSHAV
- a CDS encoding NAD(P)/FAD-dependent oxidoreductase, which translates into the protein MQYDLAVVGGSFAGLSAAVQAARARRNVLVIDAGQPRNRFAEHSHGFLGQDGRSPGAILEEARKQLLAYPTARVVNARADKATAAGEGFEVTTDSGETFGAARLVLATGVRDILPEVPGLAELWGRSVLHCPYCHGYEVSGGPLGVLATGPLSLHQAQLIADWGDVTLFGNGQLEPDPEQMLALQKHNIRFEPTGVAELAKDATDGLIVRLDDGRNIGVRAMFTAPRNTMASPLAEQLGCGFTEGFLGPVITVDDRQQTTVPGVYAAGDAARAMHNIAFAVSGGTFAGVCAHQSLVFG
- a CDS encoding DeoR/GlpR family DNA-binding transcription regulator, producing the protein MNHSKRHGEILRLLQEEGTVTIASLADRLGVSLETVRRDVKPLTSDGSILKMHGAIGLPSMVGEAPFERRMRDNADAKRVIARMVAATIRDGESIMLDTGTTTSFLARELLGHRRLTVVTNSSDIARTLATVNGNKVYMAGGELRSDSGAAFGASAIDFVSRFSVSHAVISTGAVDAVMGVMDYDLEEAEFARMVLSRGQRSLVITDHSKFGRQGLVQVCGFDGFSELATDRPPTRDIAAALAQAGTRLSIAGGETGF